Proteins found in one Micromonospora sp. WMMD1082 genomic segment:
- a CDS encoding DNA methyltransferase, giving the protein MADLPAEGYLGSVWLTGQHPSRDLRRGRYTPESMKHPGKMLPTIARYAIRTYTNPGDLVLDPMAGIGTTIIEAMHLGRHGVGVEYEAEWVAHAADNIRRTGQAGTAGRGEIYHGDSTTLPALLPASLHGQVSLVITSPPYGPSTHGHARTPGPKRGKVRKIHHKYGGGDNLAYRSHGELADGFTAILAGCRTLLRPGGHVVVTARPYRRHGELIDIPGMVAAAGINAGLQLVEECIALICGIRHGVIIPRASFFQQKNTRDAVNAGDPQWLLQHEDVVIFKAPMSQDPWRDSAASGCAPATAHTGHRLDVLTPDRVDRRPHAHAVNASPDGSATGTRSQPDRDVERTSDPCPPSTPPTTGDVRSDTAARRATAPAKPHPQDGSPVTAGRR; this is encoded by the coding sequence CTGGCGGACCTGCCCGCCGAGGGGTACCTGGGCTCGGTCTGGCTCACCGGCCAACACCCGTCCCGCGACCTGCGACGCGGCCGATACACCCCCGAGTCGATGAAGCACCCCGGCAAGATGCTGCCCACCATCGCCCGGTACGCCATCCGCACCTACACCAACCCCGGGGACCTAGTGCTCGACCCCATGGCCGGCATCGGCACCACCATCATCGAAGCCATGCACCTCGGCCGCCACGGCGTCGGCGTCGAGTACGAAGCCGAATGGGTCGCCCACGCCGCCGACAACATCCGCCGGACCGGACAGGCCGGCACCGCGGGCCGGGGCGAGATCTACCACGGAGACTCCACCACCCTACCGGCCCTGCTCCCGGCGAGCCTGCACGGACAGGTCTCCCTGGTGATCACCTCGCCGCCGTACGGGCCGTCCACCCACGGCCACGCCCGCACACCCGGCCCGAAACGCGGCAAAGTCCGCAAGATCCACCACAAGTACGGCGGCGGGGACAACCTCGCCTACCGCAGCCACGGCGAACTGGCCGACGGGTTCACGGCGATCCTCGCCGGCTGCCGCACACTGCTGCGCCCCGGCGGACACGTCGTGGTCACCGCCCGGCCCTACCGGCGTCACGGCGAACTCATCGACATCCCCGGCATGGTCGCCGCCGCCGGCATCAACGCCGGCCTGCAACTGGTCGAGGAATGCATCGCCCTCATCTGCGGCATCCGCCACGGCGTGATCATCCCCCGGGCCTCGTTCTTCCAGCAGAAGAACACCCGCGACGCCGTGAACGCTGGCGACCCGCAATGGCTCCTCCAACACGAAGACGTGGTGATCTTCAAAGCCCCGATGTCGCAGGACCCGTGGCGTGACTCGGCGGCGAGCGGATGCGCCCCGGCCACTGCGCACACCGGCCACAGGCTTGATGTCTTGACCCCCGACCGCGTGGATCGACGTCCACACGCGCACGCCGTGAACGCCAGTCCCGACGGCAGCGCTACCGGCACCCGGTCCCAGCCGGACCGGGACGTGGAAAGGACATCTGACCCGTGCCCGCCATCAACACCCCCCACCACGGGGGACGTACGGTCCGACACCGCCGCCCGGCGGGCCACCGCCCCCGCCAAACCCCACCCGCAGGACGGTTCGCCCGTCACGGCAGGCCGGCGATGA
- a CDS encoding HEAT repeat domain-containing protein encodes MDSGEAARAAFVAARERYLSRIRDRYRQVDLEILTPLTDQGTHPVMLLEQVFVAQHVRANPPPVEVPREVWQRLARAGYDDGEFHLPEQVDRESLETALRAYHDRPARPVLEVLADPAGRKLVLLGDPGAGKSTLARYLMLTLAGRDAGSAGEPDDDGRGDLVPGGGGLADGGAMDPSAASGPAGLAPGRLSGVLPLLVELRVYADPEWRGGRSVTFLDLIDHLHTTQDVGLARSVLEPFLGGGGAALVVFDGLDEVFEPRLRAEIAAQIEGFAARYPRTQVVVTSRVIGYQRQLFDAAGFGHWMLQDLDPGQVRAFTTGWYTRSCPDDPGQARRLRDRLLAAVDASTAVAELAGNPMLLTILAIIGRRRELPRDRRSVYEHAVTVLIEHWDVNKHLRDERITIDYLDAQDKLELLHLVARHMQHAPAGLAGNHIPGPDLTDQFRGYLQERFNLAADRAIRAARAMLVQFRERNFILARFGSEVYGFVHRAFLEYLAADDLTRRLTNLDLRQEDLLDIYARRWADPAWTEVLLLLTGMIPDRLAAQAITALLDADPRWRLWPGVPRHLILALQAATEIRKTTTLAPHAPALTRALTTLLTETATREDRYDRALPDAVERLTPHLTALFVPTWPAAGIYQDWYRLNAHQLAGLASYTAARTAADIRNALTNPDPSTLRHDATDPHWPTREAAVRAVAARFADNPGTLPWLRDRATTDDHATVRQAAMRAVAARFADNPGTLPWLRERATTDDDEDVRQAAMRAVAARFADNPGTLPWLRERATTDDDEDVRQAAMRAVAARFADNPGTLPWLRDRATADDSWAVRCDAVRAVAARFADNPDALPWLRERATIDDDEDVRRGAVGAVAATFADNPGTLPWLRDRATADDSWAVRYEAVRAVAARSADAPDALPWLRERATTDDNADVRHAAVRAVAARSADAPDALPWLRERATTDDNEHVRHAAVRAVAAGFADDPDTLPWLGERATTDDSWTVQYEAMRAVAARFADNPDALPWLRERATTDDDEHVRQAAVWAVAAWFADAPDALPWLRERATSDDHADVRQVAMQAIKRIEMTRSR; translated from the coding sequence GTGGACAGCGGCGAAGCCGCGCGGGCCGCGTTCGTGGCTGCCCGGGAGCGGTATCTGTCGCGGATCCGGGACCGTTACCGGCAGGTGGATCTGGAGATTCTGACGCCGCTGACTGATCAGGGCACCCATCCAGTGATGCTGCTGGAGCAGGTCTTCGTTGCTCAGCATGTGCGGGCGAATCCGCCCCCGGTGGAGGTGCCGCGGGAGGTGTGGCAGCGGCTGGCTCGGGCCGGGTACGACGACGGTGAGTTTCACCTGCCCGAGCAGGTCGACCGGGAAAGTCTGGAGACGGCGCTGCGCGCCTACCACGACCGGCCCGCCCGGCCTGTGCTGGAGGTACTCGCCGACCCTGCGGGACGGAAGCTGGTCCTGCTGGGTGATCCGGGAGCCGGGAAGTCCACCCTGGCCCGATACCTGATGCTGACCCTGGCCGGGCGCGATGCCGGCAGCGCCGGCGAACCTGACGACGATGGCCGGGGTGACCTCGTCCCCGGCGGGGGCGGCCTGGCCGACGGCGGGGCGATGGATCCATCTGCGGCGTCCGGCCCGGCTGGGCTGGCACCGGGGCGGTTGTCCGGGGTGCTGCCGCTGCTGGTGGAGCTGCGTGTGTACGCCGATCCGGAATGGCGTGGTGGGCGGAGCGTGACGTTTCTGGATTTGATCGATCATTTGCACACCACGCAAGATGTGGGGCTGGCCCGCAGTGTTCTGGAGCCGTTCTTGGGCGGTGGTGGCGCGGCACTTGTGGTGTTCGATGGACTGGACGAGGTGTTCGAGCCGCGCCTGCGGGCGGAGATCGCTGCGCAGATCGAAGGCTTCGCCGCCCGCTATCCCCGGACGCAGGTGGTGGTCACGTCCCGGGTGATCGGCTACCAGCGGCAGCTGTTTGACGCGGCCGGGTTCGGCCACTGGATGCTGCAGGACCTCGACCCCGGCCAGGTCCGGGCTTTCACCACCGGCTGGTACACCAGATCATGCCCCGACGACCCTGGCCAGGCCCGGCGGCTGCGTGACCGGCTCCTGGCCGCAGTCGACGCCTCGACCGCGGTGGCGGAGCTGGCCGGCAACCCGATGCTGCTGACCATCCTCGCGATCATCGGCCGGCGCCGGGAATTGCCCCGCGACCGGCGCAGCGTGTACGAACACGCGGTCACGGTGCTCATCGAGCACTGGGACGTGAACAAGCACCTGCGCGACGAGCGGATCACCATCGACTACCTCGACGCCCAGGACAAGCTCGAACTGCTGCACCTGGTCGCCCGGCACATGCAGCATGCCCCGGCCGGGCTGGCCGGCAACCACATCCCCGGCCCTGACCTGACCGACCAATTCCGCGGTTACCTGCAGGAACGGTTTAACTTGGCCGCCGACCGGGCGATCCGCGCTGCAAGAGCCATGCTCGTCCAGTTCCGGGAACGCAACTTCATCCTGGCCCGTTTCGGCTCCGAGGTGTACGGGTTCGTCCACCGGGCGTTCCTGGAGTACCTGGCCGCCGACGATCTGACGCGGCGCCTGACCAACCTCGACCTCCGCCAAGAAGATCTCCTGGACATCTACGCCCGGCGGTGGGCCGACCCGGCCTGGACCGAGGTCCTGCTCCTGCTCACCGGGATGATCCCCGACCGGCTCGCCGCCCAAGCCATCACCGCCCTGCTGGACGCCGATCCCCGCTGGCGGCTTTGGCCAGGCGTCCCCCGGCACCTGATCCTCGCCCTGCAAGCCGCCACCGAGATCCGCAAGACCACCACCCTGGCTCCTCACGCTCCGGCTCTGACCCGCGCCCTCACCACACTGCTGACCGAAACCGCCACCCGCGAAGACCGCTACGACCGCGCTCTGCCCGACGCCGTCGAACGGCTCACACCCCACCTGACAGCCCTCTTCGTCCCCACCTGGCCTGCCGCCGGCATCTACCAGGACTGGTACCGCCTCAACGCCCACCAACTCGCCGGACTTGCTTCGTACACCGCCGCCCGGACGGCCGCGGACATCCGCAACGCGCTCACCAACCCCGACCCGAGCACCCTCCGCCACGACGCCACCGACCCACACTGGCCTACCCGCGAGGCGGCGGTGCGGGCGGTCGCGGCGAGGTTCGCCGATAACCCGGGCACTCTGCCGTGGCTGCGGGATCGGGCCACCACCGACGATCACGCGACTGTGCGGCAGGCGGCGATGCGGGCGGTCGCGGCGAGGTTCGCCGATAACCCGGGCACTCTGCCGTGGCTGCGGGAACGGGCCACCACCGACGACGACGAGGATGTGCGGCAGGCGGCGATGCGGGCGGTCGCGGCGAGGTTCGCCGATAACCCGGGCACTCTGCCGTGGCTGCGGGAACGGGCCACCACCGACGACGACGAGGATGTGCGGCAGGCGGCGATGCGGGCGGTCGCGGCGAGGTTCGCCGATAACCCGGGCACTCTGCCGTGGCTGCGGGATCGGGCCACGGCCGACGACTCGTGGGCCGTGCGATGTGATGCGGTGCGGGCGGTCGCGGCGAGGTTCGCCGATAACCCGGACGCCCTGCCGTGGCTGCGGGAACGGGCCACCATTGACGACGACGAGGATGTGCGGCGGGGGGCGGTGGGAGCGGTCGCGGCGACGTTCGCCGATAACCCGGGCACTCTGCCGTGGCTGCGGGATCGGGCCACGGCCGACGACTCGTGGGCCGTGCGATATGAGGCGGTGCGGGCGGTCGCGGCGAGGTCCGCCGACGCCCCGGACGCCCTGCCGTGGCTGCGGGAACGGGCCACCACCGACGACAACGCGGATGTGCGGCACGCGGCGGTGCGGGCGGTCGCGGCTAGGTCCGCCGACGCCCCGGACGCCCTGCCGTGGCTGCGGGAACGGGCCACCACCGACGACAACGAGCATGTGCGGCACGCAGCGGTGCGGGCGGTCGCGGCGGGGTTCGCCGACGACCCGGACACTCTGCCGTGGCTGGGGGAACGGGCCACCACCGACGACTCGTGGACCGTGCAATATGAGGCGATGCGGGCGGTCGCGGCGAGATTCGCCGACAACCCGGACGCCCTGCCGTGGCTGCGGGAACGGGCCACCACCGACGACGACGAGCATGTGCGGCAGGCGGCGGTGTGGGCGGTCGCGGCATGGTTCGCCGACGCCCCGGACGCCTTGCCGTGGCTGCGGGAACGGGCCACCAGCGACGATCACGCGGATGTGCGGCAGGTGGCGATGCAGGCGATCAAGAGGATCGAGATGACGCGGTCTAGATGA
- a CDS encoding GNAT family protein — protein MRFRRAPGWPAVLSDGVVLLRPYRRSDAAAWSEVRRTNRDWLAPWESSVPGDWDELNSPATFRWMYRDQRRSARTGEGMPFAVCLHEGGDERLVGHINVGNIVRRAFCSGYVGYWVDRRVAGRGVIPTALALAVDHAFGPGGLHRIEVNIRPENRASRRVVEKLGFREEAYHARYMHIDGAWRDHIGYAMTSEEVAAEGGLLARWHRLRARTP, from the coding sequence GTGCGGTTCCGACGGGCGCCCGGCTGGCCGGCGGTGCTCTCCGACGGTGTGGTGCTGCTGCGGCCGTACCGGCGCTCGGATGCGGCGGCATGGTCCGAGGTGCGCCGCACGAACCGGGACTGGCTGGCGCCGTGGGAGTCGTCGGTGCCCGGTGACTGGGACGAGCTGAACTCACCGGCCACCTTCCGCTGGATGTACCGCGACCAGCGGCGCTCGGCGCGTACCGGTGAGGGGATGCCGTTCGCGGTCTGCCTGCACGAGGGCGGCGACGAGCGGCTGGTGGGGCACATCAACGTGGGCAACATCGTGCGCCGGGCGTTCTGCTCCGGGTACGTCGGGTACTGGGTGGACCGTCGGGTTGCCGGCCGGGGGGTGATCCCCACCGCGCTGGCGCTCGCCGTCGACCACGCCTTCGGCCCCGGTGGGCTGCACCGGATCGAGGTCAACATCCGTCCGGAGAACCGGGCGTCCCGCCGGGTGGTGGAGAAGCTGGGCTTCCGCGAGGAGGCGTACCACGCGCGCTACATGCATATCGACGGCGCCTGGCGCGACCACATCGGATACGCGATGACCAGCGAGGAAGTCGCCGCCGAGGGCGGCCTGCTGGCCCGCTGGCACCGGCTGCGCGCGCGTACGCCGTGA
- a CDS encoding site-specific integrase, protein MARPPLPLGTWGTIRTEKLGPHRFRARARYRDYDGTTRDVEATSTTGPAAIRALKEKLRDRATPNDDEITRETHVSTLADLWIEEVTAEERVAPQTINNYKTSLRTSILPTLGNLRIREATVGRIDKFLREVAKTRPSAAKNAKVVLGQMFALAVRRGALTTNPVRETGRLRKPRRTVRALEADHLEGVRSAIRHWQQPTPGKPGPRHTGDLADIVDLMLATGARIGEILAVRWEDVDLAAEHPTVTICGTIVYLKGKGFFRQEWTKSDAGYRTVVLPRFAVGMLLARKLTAAGNPHDAIFASRRGTWMSPHNVRRQWRQARADTGLEWVTPHTFRKTVATLIDKEADAKSAAAQLGHASEDVTNAYYIVKPALAPDISHILEQLGASPTTTTPERPDHGPSRTA, encoded by the coding sequence ATGGCCCGACCACCCCTACCCCTCGGCACCTGGGGCACCATCCGCACCGAGAAACTCGGCCCCCACCGGTTCCGCGCCCGAGCTCGATACCGCGACTACGACGGCACAACCCGCGACGTCGAAGCCACCAGCACCACCGGACCCGCCGCCATCCGCGCCTTGAAGGAAAAGCTGCGCGACCGCGCCACCCCGAACGACGACGAGATCACCAGGGAGACCCACGTCAGCACACTCGCCGACCTGTGGATCGAGGAGGTCACCGCGGAGGAACGGGTCGCGCCACAGACCATCAACAACTACAAGACCAGCCTGCGAACCTCGATCCTGCCCACCCTGGGCAACCTGCGCATCCGAGAGGCCACCGTAGGCCGCATCGACAAGTTCCTCCGCGAGGTCGCCAAGACCCGCCCGTCAGCAGCAAAGAACGCGAAGGTCGTCCTCGGCCAGATGTTCGCTCTGGCGGTACGCCGTGGCGCGCTGACGACCAATCCTGTCCGGGAAACCGGTCGCCTTCGCAAACCACGACGTACCGTGCGCGCCCTCGAAGCCGATCACCTGGAAGGCGTCCGCTCGGCGATTCGCCACTGGCAGCAGCCCACGCCCGGCAAGCCGGGACCTCGGCACACCGGCGACCTGGCCGACATCGTCGACCTCATGCTCGCCACCGGCGCCCGCATCGGCGAGATCCTGGCCGTGCGGTGGGAAGACGTGGACCTCGCCGCCGAGCACCCGACCGTGACCATCTGCGGCACCATCGTCTACCTCAAGGGCAAGGGCTTCTTCCGACAGGAATGGACCAAGAGCGACGCCGGATACCGGACCGTTGTCCTGCCCCGATTCGCGGTCGGGATGCTGCTCGCCCGTAAGCTCACCGCCGCCGGCAACCCCCACGACGCGATCTTCGCCTCCCGGCGCGGCACCTGGATGTCCCCGCACAACGTGCGGCGCCAATGGCGCCAAGCCCGCGCCGACACCGGCCTCGAATGGGTCACCCCACACACCTTCCGCAAGACCGTCGCCACGCTCATCGACAAGGAGGCCGACGCCAAAAGCGCCGCAGCCCAACTCGGGCACGCCAGCGAGGACGTCACCAACGCGTACTACATCGTCAAACCCGCCCTCGCCCCAGACATCTCCCACATCCTCGAACAGCTTGGCGCCAGCCCGACGACAACCACCCCCGAACGCCCTGACCATGGGCCGTCCCGGACAGCGTAG
- a CDS encoding helix-turn-helix domain-containing protein, with amino-acid sequence MSAPPAAAWRPDPLLTIDDVALWLGKPKNTLYAWHSRGKGPRAIRVGNTLRYRRSEVERWLDAHTDPER; translated from the coding sequence ATGAGCGCCCCGCCCGCCGCCGCTTGGCGGCCCGACCCGCTCTTGACCATCGATGACGTTGCGCTCTGGTTGGGCAAGCCGAAGAACACCCTCTACGCCTGGCACAGCCGAGGCAAGGGACCACGCGCCATCCGCGTCGGCAACACCCTGCGCTACCGGCGCAGCGAAGTCGAACGCTGGCTCGACGCCCACACCGACCCGGAGCGATGA
- a CDS encoding UTP--glucose-1-phosphate uridylyltransferase, which yields MSEHSANPSAAAATGRPRAVKAVIPAAGLATRFLPATKAVPKELLPVVDRPVLQYIVEEAAQAGIGDVLLITGRGKTSMVDHFDRRPDLEERLAEKPDLLAAVKRTEELAAIYTCRQPEQLGLGHAVGYAESHVGDRPFAVLLGDEFVNLSEPLLPAMLELQARTGGVVLAFFEVDPAETKRYGIASVEPAESELTDIGEVVKVTGMVEKPKPEDAPSNLAVLGRYVLPGKIFDAIRRTEPGSGGEIQLTDAMELLRTEGTPVHAIVYRGIRYDTGMPLGYLQTVVQIAAEREDLGSEFRKWLAEFVNSDASGGPNT from the coding sequence ATGTCGGAGCACTCAGCGAACCCTTCAGCGGCCGCCGCCACCGGTCGTCCCCGTGCCGTCAAGGCCGTCATCCCGGCCGCCGGCCTGGCCACCCGGTTCCTGCCGGCCACCAAGGCGGTCCCCAAGGAGCTGCTGCCGGTCGTCGACCGTCCGGTGCTGCAGTACATCGTCGAGGAGGCCGCCCAGGCCGGCATCGGCGACGTGCTGCTGATCACCGGCCGGGGGAAGACGTCGATGGTGGACCACTTCGACCGCCGCCCCGACCTGGAGGAACGGCTCGCGGAGAAGCCCGACCTGCTCGCCGCCGTCAAGCGGACCGAGGAACTGGCGGCCATCTACACCTGCCGGCAGCCGGAGCAGCTCGGCCTCGGCCACGCGGTCGGGTACGCCGAGTCGCACGTAGGGGACCGGCCCTTCGCGGTGTTGCTCGGCGACGAGTTCGTCAACCTCTCCGAGCCGTTGCTGCCGGCCATGCTGGAGCTGCAGGCGCGTACCGGCGGTGTGGTGCTCGCCTTCTTCGAGGTCGACCCGGCCGAGACGAAGCGCTACGGGATCGCCTCGGTCGAGCCGGCGGAGTCCGAGCTGACCGACATCGGCGAGGTCGTGAAGGTGACCGGCATGGTGGAGAAGCCCAAGCCGGAGGACGCGCCGAGCAACCTGGCCGTGCTCGGCCGGTACGTGCTGCCCGGCAAGATCTTCGACGCCATCCGCCGGACCGAGCCCGGCAGCGGTGGGGAGATCCAACTGACGGACGCGATGGAACTGCTGCGTACCGAGGGGACACCGGTGCACGCGATCGTCTACCGGGGCATCCGCTACGACACCGGCATGCCGCTGGGCTACCTGCAGACCGTGGTCCAGATCGCCGCCGAGCGCGAGGACCTGGGCAGCGAGTTCCGCAAGTGGCTGGCCGAGTTCGTCAACTCCGACGCGTCGGGCGGTCCGAATACATGA
- the glp gene encoding gephyrin-like molybdotransferase Glp yields the protein MTAPADAEAAENGLTPLADYLGSVLRRLRALPPLDLDLTQAYGNVLAEDVVAPHSFPAFDQAAVDGYAARWEDIAGGGRGAGFVPAQSGGPGGRTVRLNVVGDLGAASWRPVRLTPGACFSVAAGAPLPIAADVVVPVEWTDQGMAAVEIFRVPKRGYGVRRTGEEVTAGALLARSGTYVSPALVAVLAATGIGHVVVRPSPRVVIVATGDELVDVGRGSQPGQVVDANSHALTAAAAEAGALAYRVGICDDDPEGLRGLLEDQTLRADLIITTGGTGTGPGDMVRRILSRREGSRAGPVTFTDVALYPGTALGFGTVGAEEVPVVCLPGDPGAAMIGFEVLARPAINLLAGAEPVFRPSVRAHLLETVSSPAGLREFRPAHVAERRGGGYTVQPLNGGPFTLSGLAEANGLLVLGERVTAAAAGSTVDVLLLDRRR from the coding sequence ATGACCGCGCCGGCCGACGCCGAGGCGGCCGAAAACGGGTTGACGCCGCTCGCCGACTACCTGGGCAGTGTGCTGCGCAGGTTACGCGCGCTGCCGCCGCTCGACCTCGACCTCACCCAGGCGTACGGCAACGTCCTCGCCGAGGACGTCGTTGCGCCGCACTCGTTCCCGGCCTTCGACCAGGCGGCCGTGGACGGGTACGCCGCACGCTGGGAGGACATCGCCGGCGGTGGCCGGGGCGCGGGTTTCGTGCCGGCCCAGTCGGGCGGCCCGGGCGGGCGCACCGTACGCCTCAACGTCGTTGGTGACCTCGGCGCGGCGAGCTGGCGGCCGGTCCGGCTCACCCCGGGTGCGTGCTTCTCGGTCGCCGCCGGTGCGCCGCTGCCGATCGCCGCGGACGTGGTGGTCCCGGTGGAGTGGACCGATCAGGGCATGGCGGCGGTGGAGATCTTCCGAGTCCCCAAACGGGGGTACGGCGTACGACGGACCGGTGAGGAGGTGACCGCCGGCGCCCTGCTCGCCCGTTCCGGGACCTACGTCTCGCCGGCGCTGGTGGCGGTGCTCGCCGCCACCGGCATCGGCCACGTGGTGGTACGCCCGAGCCCTCGGGTGGTCATCGTGGCCACCGGCGACGAACTCGTCGACGTCGGCCGGGGCAGCCAGCCCGGCCAGGTCGTCGACGCCAACTCGCACGCCCTGACCGCCGCGGCGGCGGAGGCGGGGGCGCTGGCGTACCGGGTGGGCATCTGCGACGACGATCCGGAAGGGCTGCGCGGGCTGCTGGAGGACCAGACCCTGCGCGCCGACCTGATCATCACCACCGGTGGCACCGGCACCGGCCCGGGCGACATGGTCCGCCGCATCCTGTCCCGCCGGGAGGGCAGCCGGGCCGGCCCGGTCACCTTCACCGACGTGGCGTTGTATCCGGGCACCGCCCTCGGCTTCGGCACGGTCGGTGCCGAAGAGGTGCCGGTGGTCTGCCTGCCCGGCGACCCGGGCGCCGCGATGATCGGCTTCGAGGTGTTGGCCCGCCCCGCGATCAACCTGCTGGCCGGCGCCGAGCCGGTGTTCCGCCCGAGCGTCCGGGCGCACCTGTTGGAGACCGTCTCCTCCCCGGCCGGGCTGCGTGAGTTCCGGCCCGCGCACGTCGCCGAGCGGCGCGGCGGGGGTTACACTGTCCAGCCGCTCAACGGCGGCCCGTTCACCCTCTCCGGCCTGGCGGAGGCGAACGGACTTCTCGTTCTCGGCGAGCGGGTCACCGCTGCCGCCGCCGGCTCCACCGTGGACGTGTTGCTGCTGGACCGTCGACGGTGA